From Chloracidobacterium thermophilum B:
GCACGCCGCCGGGCATCGTCGTCCTCCGCTTCTTCAGAAATGATGAGGTCGTCCGGGAAGCGGCGCTGGAGTTCTGTTACCAGAAATGTGTTGATGGCGCGATCCATGTCCGTTACCGGTTCTCCATCAGGTTTGTAGCTGACCGGGCGGCCGGGTTGGAAGTCGGAGAGGATGCGCTGCCCGGCTTCTGTGACCAACTGGCAGGCAAAGCTGGTTTCGGAATCAAGCATGACAACGGGCAGAGGTGTTTCAGGAGTGGAATGGTCAGCAGGTGACGGAATCTGTCATGGGAATGTGACACGAAGTGTCATATTAGACGTCTTATTCGCACGGTGTCAGGTATGGAATCGTCACAATTGGTAACGGATATGTGTCGTTGCCGTAAAAACGAAAGCTGTGGCATGGAAAATGCGACGAAAAGGTATCAGACGGGGGGATAGAGGGAAGCCGGAGAAGGTCGGGAGACTGTGGCACAGGATTTGCTCCATTTGAAGTAACGAAAGCGCAAGCTTTAGGCATTGTTTGCAGTGTTATCAAGCTGCAAAGTTTTCAGGCCTTGTGGATACAAGGCAACCACTTTCGGCCACTGGCCTTTCACCACCAAGGAGACCTACCACTATGAACCTCAAGAAGCAAAAGGGTTTTTCACTGATTGAGCTGCTTATCGTCGTGGCCATTATTGGCATCATCGCGGCGATTGCAGTTCCGAACCTCATGGCTGCCCGCCGGAGCGCCAACGATGCTTCGGCGCAGCAGACGCTCCGCAACATCAACTCTGCCAACGCCACGTATGAATCTGGTGTCGGCCGTGGTAACTTTGCCAACACACTCGCCGCTCTGGGTGGTACCGGCTCGACCGACTTCGGCATGATTGATGATACCGTCGTCAATGCCACACAGACGCCCAAGAGTGGCTTCATACTGCAGCAGTATGGTGCGACGGTGAAGAATTCCACTACCGCTTCGACGTACTCAGTGCGGAATCATCCCTCGCAGTCAACGGGTATTGCACGTACGGGCAACCGGTCCTTCTTTATCAACGAAACCGGTGTGATTCGCACGTCAAATGCCCCGAACGCCCAGGCAACTTCAACTTCCGAGCCTATCGGCAACTAGTTTCCCGGCAACGAGTTTCGTCACCCACTTCCAAGTACGACAGGGGCG
This genomic window contains:
- a CDS encoding prepilin-type N-terminal cleavage/methylation domain-containing protein, with product MNLKKQKGFSLIELLIVVAIIGIIAAIAVPNLMAARRSANDASAQQTLRNINSANATYESGVGRGNFANTLAALGGTGSTDFGMIDDTVVNATQTPKSGFILQQYGATVKNSTTASTYSVRNHPSQSTGIARTGNRSFFINETGVIRTSNAPNAQATSTSEPIGN